A region of the Planktothrix tepida PCC 9214 genome:
TAACTGTTGGGTCTTGGGGATTTTGTACCTGTTGGTGTTGAACCACAGGAACCACTTCTAAAGCAGCTTGGACACTATCAGAACGTTTAGAAGGCGGTGCCACCATCACCACATTTTCTTGAGCCGGATTATTCAGGGGTAGCCTTTCGGCGGTAACTTCGTAGTAACTCACCCAACAGCCTAATACAAAGGAAGAAACGGCTGAACCCACCAGAAACATTAACCGTAGGGTTTTAAATTTAATGCCATCAAGGTTCAACCACCGAGTTTGTTCTCGATGAACTCGATTAGCTGGGGTAACCAGCCGCACCGATTGTTTCCAGAGAATTTCCCCATCCCCTTGATAGCGAGCCGCAATTTTCACTCCTTCTAAGTTGGGAGCGTTGAGTTTCCACAGCAAGTGACAGATAAACTTAACAATGCTGTCGGCTATCGGTTCTTGTTGAAATTCAACCAAGACGGGTAAACAGCCTTTGCGATCGGGGGGGGCTACTCTTGCCGAGATACCTTCCGGCTTAAGATAGGTATTAATTAAATAGCTGATTGCCCTTAAATCTCCAGAACGAGCTAATTCAAAAATAGAAGGTTGATTTAAATACTCTGCATAAACCATGAGAATGCTGTCCTCTCCTTTCTTTAAAAATTTAGATTGCTGTTTAGTTTAATCAATAACAATACTCTTGACCTTGTATCGTAGCGGACAGTTCGTTAAATACTCAATGATTGCAGTGCACGATTTCAACATAACGCTATAACTTTTCTCAGAAAAGTTTACCAGGTTTATTATAAGCTTTTCAGCGCTGGCGATCACCGAAGTTGAGTTCGGCATTTGCTGAAGCGTTATCTAAAGAAAAGTTGCTGAAATTCCCTCCTTGAGCCAACTCAACCTAGATTTAGGCTGTATACTGAAAATGTCCTCACTCTCAAGGCATAAGTACAAACTAAATTTTTTAGGCTAAATTTAACCTTGGGGTTAAAATAGAGGACAATTGTTTAGTCAAAATGGATGTTCTAGGAATCGAGTACAACTCAAGGGGCTTCGGCATCCTGCTCAACTGTCAATACTCGGTTAACTAGGGACATTCACACGAGCCAGCGAACTTCTCAGGAAAAGTAAAAAATGCTACATCGCAAGATTTATCAGCTTTGTTGTGACAGTCGGGAAGTCTCGATCTTCTTACGGGATCAACAACGTTGGATTGAGAAAGCTCGAATTACAGATATTGAAGGAGATCTAGTCACGCTGCGCTATGAGACCGATGAAGAGGATGAATTATGTTCTTGGGAAGAAATGATCCGCATCGAAAGTATCGGAGCCATTAGCCAAAAGTTAGCCTCCGTTCCCAAGTGTGATTTTGATCTTCCTATTTCGGATGACTGCCCGGAAGCAGAACAAATTCACAAACCTACCTCTGAGTCTAGCCCAGAATAAGAGAATTGTTCACGCTTTATTCAACGAGACGCTCAATCAATTCAAACATTGGGCAATATCCATCTGGAGTAACTTTAAAGCCGAAGAGAGCGGAAGTTTGATTCCAACACCGTTGTCCTCGATAGTATTGGCAATTGCCACAACAATCGAGATCGACAGGAATGGGCCGATCACTCCCTTGGCTGAGAAACTCCCGTTGAGAAATGCCACGCAGCACTAATTCCTCACCTTGCCATCGCGCTTCTACTAACCCGGTATCCGCAAAGGCTGGCCACCGGGGGTCGGTGGTTAAAGTTGGGGGTAAGGTAATATGAATTTGAGTTTCAAATTCTGTAATTTCCCCTTCATATTGGGTTTCCGTTAAGGGGGGTTGTAAGAACGTTTCCCCGATGGGCAACTCTACCAGGGTTCCGGCATCTGGGGTATGGAGTTGATAGCGGTTTCGCAGTTCTTCTAAATTGGTCAGATCAGCCAAATAGGTGGGAGAACCATGCACAAAAATAATGTGTTGGGGTCGAAGGTTATGGATGAGTTGGGTTGTACCAGGGCCATCACAATGCTCTGAGATAAAATAGGTTTCAACCTGGGGTGCAGATTGTCCTGAGCGCGTCTCTACAAATTCAGGAATGGGGAGAATCTCTAAGGGTCTACCGGGTTTTTGAGGCAAAAATAACATCCAAGGCAGGGTGGAGTTTGCCCAATAGGAATTCCAATCGGCATACTCATCGGTGAGAATAATACAGGGAGACTGACTGAGTTGAGAGCGGTATTGTGGAGTCAGTCGTCGCACCCTCGGACGAATGCGCTCATCCCAAAATAAAGGCTGATGTTGAGCAAAATTCTGGACACTGGAGGGAAACTGGGACAGGAGTTGTAAATAAACATCGCATCCGGTCGCAACGGTTCCATCAACCCAAATATCGAGATCCCGACCTGTAAAATAATGGTGACTGCGAAGCAACATCAGCAGTTCTTGGCCTAAGCCTAAACTCGGTGTTGGTAAGAGCAGGCAATATTCAGCTTCTATCGCCCGATATAACCGTTCTGCAAGTTGGTTTTCCAGTTGACGGCGATGGGGATGACGTGCGGTGCCATAACTGCCTTCTAAGATTAAAACATCGGGCTTGAGCCCTCGCAACTCCCCTAAAGGTAAGCCTTCCACCAGGCGAGAATTTGAAAGAAAAAAATCTCCGGTGTAAATCAGTTTATAACTGCGTTCGGTTGTCACATAATTAATCAGCATTACCGAAGCTCCGGGTAAGTGACCTGCGGGAAATAAGGTAACACTGAGTCCCGGCTTGAGTTCCCGGGCAGAATGCCAAGGTAAAGGCTGACAGAGGGGATGATTAACATCCGGTTCCCAGTCAGGCCAGTTAAGGGGTAACAGTTGGGTTGTTACTTCACTTCCATAAATCGGAATTTGAGGAAATGCCTGATGGAAAGCGAGTAAACCTTGAGCATGATCTGCATGAGCATGGGAACAGAGAACGAAGTCAGCCGGAGGTTGATCTGAGGAAGCTAATAGGGGTGAAATGTCCTGAATCCCACAATCGAGTAAAATGCGATGAGATCCCATCCGCACCAGCAGACATAAACCTTCCTCTGCATGGCCAACGCTATAGGGCAAACATTCCAGGTCAATCACAGGAGTTCATCAACAGGATAATTAGTATAGATTTTAGAATTATGGGGGAGTTTTCCTAAAAAATGTTAAAAACTGTTGCATAAATGAGTTAAGAGGAGTGATATTCACGATGTCGATTGCACAATTCCAAGAATTTTTTGATCATTGCGTGGGTGAATGGACAACGGAACGCACTTACCATTACTTGAGTCATCAGGAGGTTGAGCGATCGCATACTGAATTTGTGATTCATCCTCTGGACAATGACGCTAAAGCCAAAGTCTTAGAAGATAATCAACGTTTATCAACAAACTTAGAATTAGAAACTCTCCCTGGATATCGACTGGCCTTCCAAACGGTTTCGGAAAAAGGGGATGAAGTTTCCCAAGCCTTGAATATTCTGTTTGTACCCCAAAAATTAGATTTCCCAATTATTGAGGGAGATTATTTACGGGATAAAGCTTATGAAGAAGCGAAACCGATGGTCGCGCACTTTCGCTATGATACCGAAACCCGTGAATTATTGATGAAAACAACCTACACACGGGTTGTGTCCGTTGATTCTATTACTTTAATTAATCCAGAGTTAAGAATTCGTCGGATTATTAATTATCAACGACCCCTGAATCATGAACCGTTAAATACGGTCTTATTAGTGGGGTTTGGAGTTGAGCAAAAACAATCATAAACAATCATCTTTTGAGAAGATTGTACAGCTTAAAAATCAAAGTTTTTTATTGAGAAAAAGCGGGTTAGGAAGCCTTGCTAGATGGGACAGAGGGAGTGATCCACCCCATCTAGGATCAAAGGCAGGGTAACAGGAGAGCAGAGGAGAATCTAACCTCTTGCTATTGTGATCATAAGGGTAATTCTGAGTGACTTGAGAAATGCAATAATTTCTTAAGTTTGTCCCCTTAACTTCCGTGATGACTTGTCACGGGAGCCACAATTCATTACAATTAAACATCAAAACCCGGCAAGAATAATTGACAGTCCTTGCTGTTCTATCACACATTGGCACTAAGGATAGGGGTGCAAGGTCAGGATGATCAACTGTCACACGGCATCTTTACTGATTTTAACGATTGTGGAAAACTGAATTCCAACTTTGTACAGGATCTCAATCAAGTTCTTATTTCTTGCGGGTGAACAGATCCTCTCATTCATAGGTGTTATCGAGTGAGTCGAATTCTTATTGCTGAAGATGAACCCCGCATAGCTGCCTTTCTGGAAAAGGGACTGCGAGCGAATGGGTTCACAACCTCCCTAGCGTGTGATGGACGAGAAGCGGTAGAAAAAGCCCTCGCCCATGAGTTTGATTTGTTGATCCTTGATTTAGGGCTTCCTGATCAAGATGGTTTTCAAGTTTTGGAACAATTGCGCGGACAAGGAGAGCAAATTCCCATTATTATCTTGACCGCTCGTGATGATGTTACTGATAAAGTAGCAGGGTTAGAAGGCGGTGCGGATGACTATGTGACCAAACCTTTCCGGTTTGCAGAACTTTTAGCCCGTGTTCGTGCCCGCTTACGACATCATCCTACATCCGGGAATAAAGAAGATAAAGCCTTAAAGGTGGGTCAAGTGACACTCGATTTATATGCCCGTCAAGTTTGTTTAGGAGAAACACCCATTACTCTTTCTGCCAAGGAATTTCAACTGTTAGAAACTTTCTTGCGCCATCCGGGGCAAGTTTTAAGTCGAGAACAACTCTTGGATCAAGTTTGGGGATATGACTATGATCCCGGATCGAATATTGTGGATGTTTATGTCGGTTATCTCCGCAAAAAGTTGGGGGGTGAGCGGATTGAAACGGTACGCGGAATGGGATATCGTCTGGTTTGTTAAAAAGGTTGGGAACTTTTGAGTTGTGTTAAGCGTCGAGGGACGCAACGCTGCGAGAACGTGCGATTGAGATAAATTCATTAACAAGAGTCAAGGGCCTTAAACCCCTTTCTAATTAAATCCTCAGAAATATTCGATTACCTGAAGTTGGGGCTTGAGACTGTAAACAAAGTCCAACTGATAAGTTTTGGCAAAAGCAAGAGAATTAGCGATCTCTTCTGTATGAATTGTCAGGTTGCATCTATAGATTAAGTTATTAACAATGATTTGGAAAACTGTTAATTATTGCCCCAACTTAGGGAAAGATTAAGTTAGGTGCTAAGGATTAATAACAGGAGTGTGAATAACAATCAAAATTGAGTAATGAGGCGGATTCTAATCTGTTAGTATTTCCCTGAAATATTGGATTAGATATCCTGTCTTATTAATAAATTTAAACCTCATTAAATTTTATTGAATTCGTTTTTAGAGGGAGATTAAGAGTTGATCTCGATAAAAATAATCTTTGATTAAATCCTGCAAAAGGTTTAGAATTAATTTGTACATTTTTCCCAAAAAGTCCACCTAAAATTTCAGAATAGGTGGGCTTTTTTACGTTTTATTTCAAAAAAGCAAAATCTTCAAATTTGGATATTAAGATATTTCTCATATAGATTTAATACCTATCTTAAATCTATTTTCTAGGATTAAGATAAGCAGCCAAAAAACCTCAGAACCGGATGATCTTTTAAATCTTGATCGCCCTTCTATTCTGGAGTTTCAAGATGAGTATGCTAAAACACCACTTTTCTGTCTTAGATCTGACAAGGTTGAGAAAACTATGGATGACCTACAAAAATTTGTCAAAGAATTTGATAAGCTCGGAGATAAAATCGGCAAGTTAGCCGATAAACCAGAGAAGTTTTTTAAAAAGCTAGATAAGATATTTGATAAGAATGCTTATCTGAAACTAAACTCTGATGTCAAACAAGCCGTTGAAGCCGGCTTAATTACACCAGAAGAACACTTTTTACTCTATGGGATTTATGAAAATCGGGAATGCAGTAATGTCTTCAGTGTCAGTCAATACTTACAACTGAATGTAGACATTAAGATTGCTGTTGAGCAAGAAGGGTTGAGTGCCATTGAACAATTTATCGATGTTGGCCAGAGCGAAAACCGTCCCTGGAATCCTCTATTTAATATTAATGAGTACCTGAATCTAAATCCTGATGTTGAGCAAGCTGTTCAAGATGGCTTAACCAATGCAACTGAACACTTCCTGGATGCTGGAATTGATGAAAACAGGAGCTTTAGTCTTGTTTTCAATCTCCCAGATTATTTAGCTCTCAATCCTGATATTGAG
Encoded here:
- a CDS encoding DUF6679 family protein, which translates into the protein MLHRKIYQLCCDSREVSIFLRDQQRWIEKARITDIEGDLVTLRYETDEEDELCSWEEMIRIESIGAISQKLASVPKCDFDLPISDDCPEAEQIHKPTSESSPE
- a CDS encoding MBL fold metallo-hydrolase; translation: MIDLECLPYSVGHAEEGLCLLVRMGSHRILLDCGIQDISPLLASSDQPPADFVLCSHAHADHAQGLLAFHQAFPQIPIYGSEVTTQLLPLNWPDWEPDVNHPLCQPLPWHSARELKPGLSVTLFPAGHLPGASVMLINYVTTERSYKLIYTGDFFLSNSRLVEGLPLGELRGLKPDVLILEGSYGTARHPHRRQLENQLAERLYRAIEAEYCLLLPTPSLGLGQELLMLLRSHHYFTGRDLDIWVDGTVATGCDVYLQLLSQFPSSVQNFAQHQPLFWDERIRPRVRRLTPQYRSQLSQSPCIILTDEYADWNSYWANSTLPWMLFLPQKPGRPLEILPIPEFVETRSGQSAPQVETYFISEHCDGPGTTQLIHNLRPQHIIFVHGSPTYLADLTNLEELRNRYQLHTPDAGTLVELPIGETFLQPPLTETQYEGEITEFETQIHITLPPTLTTDPRWPAFADTGLVEARWQGEELVLRGISQREFLSQGSDRPIPVDLDCCGNCQYYRGQRCWNQTSALFGFKVTPDGYCPMFELIERLVE
- a CDS encoding phycobiliprotein lyase: MSIAQFQEFFDHCVGEWTTERTYHYLSHQEVERSHTEFVIHPLDNDAKAKVLEDNQRLSTNLELETLPGYRLAFQTVSEKGDEVSQALNILFVPQKLDFPIIEGDYLRDKAYEEAKPMVAHFRYDTETRELLMKTTYTRVVSVDSITLINPELRIRRIINYQRPLNHEPLNTVLLVGFGVEQKQS
- a CDS encoding response regulator transcription factor, which encodes MSRILIAEDEPRIAAFLEKGLRANGFTTSLACDGREAVEKALAHEFDLLILDLGLPDQDGFQVLEQLRGQGEQIPIIILTARDDVTDKVAGLEGGADDYVTKPFRFAELLARVRARLRHHPTSGNKEDKALKVGQVTLDLYARQVCLGETPITLSAKEFQLLETFLRHPGQVLSREQLLDQVWGYDYDPGSNIVDVYVGYLRKKLGGERIETVRGMGYRLVC